A part of Bubalus bubalis isolate 160015118507 breed Murrah chromosome 6, NDDB_SH_1, whole genome shotgun sequence genomic DNA contains:
- the PMVK gene encoding phosphomevalonate kinase isoform X5, with protein sequence MIRWGEEKRQADPGFFCRKIVEGVCQPVWLVSDTRRVSDIQWFQEAYGAVTQTVRVVATEDSRQQRGWVFTPGVDDAESECGLDNFGTFDWVIENHGDEQRLEEQLEHLIEFVRSRL encoded by the exons ATGATCCGCTGGGGGGAGGAGAAGCGCCAGGCTGACCCAGGCTTCTTCTGCAGGAAGATTGTGGAGGGTGTCTGCCAGCCTGTCTGG CTGGTGAGTGATACACGGAGGGTATCTGACATCCAGTGGTTTCAGGAGGCCTATGGGGCTGTGACACAGACGGTCCGTGTGGTGGCCACGGAGGACAGCCGGCAGCAGCGGGGCTGGGTGTTCACACCAG GGGTGGACGACGCTGAGTCAGAGTGTGGCCTGGACAACTTCGGGACCTTCGATTGGGTCATTGAGAACCACGGGGATGAGCAGCGCCTGGAGGAGCAGTTGGAGCACCTAATAGAATTTGTCCGCTCCAGACTTTAG